TTCGTTGGAAACAACGCGTTTGTTGATGATAATTAACGGATATTCAGGCGAAAAAGGAGTAAAAGAAGCAGCAGAATATTCCATCGAATTATTGAAAAAGTATGCACAAGCAACAAATATTTCAGTACAAGAAATTAAAAAGTAAATTTGGCACGGTTTTTATGATGATGTTACAGAATTTGACTATCAGAAAATTTATGAAGAAAGTATATTTTATTGTATTGATTTTCATCTTATCAGTGCACACAGGAATTTCTCAAAACACAACAGCGCCATTTAAAAAACAACTTTGGAAAAATGCGCATCTCAGTTGGGATGTAGATAATGGCGATGGTTATAAATGGAGCAATTTTGCCATCGGTACAGGGTTGGCGCGTAATTTTGAGTTTGATAAAAAATCGTATTGGTACTTAATGGGAGACTTGAATTGGAGCAAATATACGCTTTATCCCGATGGACAATATGCAATGGGAGCTAACAAAGCTTATTTTAGAACGTTTTCATTTTCGATTCCCGCCTATGTTGGTTATAATGTGTATCAATCGTCTCTAAGAGCTTTTGGGGTAAAAGTATATACCGGTCCTATTTTTGAAACTATCTTTTCGGGAAAATTAGATGGCTATACTTATAAAGAATACAACCCGATACAATTTGGCTGGACTGTTGGAACAGGAGTAAAATTATTTTATCTTTTTGGATTTAATTTGGCATACAGATATTATCCTACACCGGTTCTAACTAACGGAAACTTAGTTCGTAATTCCATTAATTTTACATTTGGATTTTAAATTAATAGCTACATACAATAAGCCGGATAAATCTCAAAACATTTATTCGGCTTTCATTTTGTGCGGTTTTTGAAAAATTATCGTACTTTTGTGTAAAAATTAACCATTAGCTTATGCTTCAATCAATGACCGGCTACGGTAAAGCCACTTGCGAACTGAACAATAAAAAAGTAGTTGTTGAAATTAAATCTTTAAATAGTAAACAATTAGATCTTTCCACACGCATTTCCAATATTTATCGTGAAAAGGAGTTGGATATTAGAAATCTGATTAACGCAAAATTAGAGCGTGGGAAAGTTGATTTTTCGTTGTATATTGATAATTCTACAAAAGAATCTACTATAAAAATCAACCGGACAATACTGAAATCGTATGTGGAGCAAATCAAAGAAATTGCAGCCGAGAATAACATTGAAGCCCCTACAGAATGGTTTTCTGTAGTGATGAAAATGCCTGACGTGCTGAAAGTGGAAATGGAAGAGTTGGATGAAAATGAATGGGTTGAGATAGAAAAAGCCATTGAAAGCGCTTTGAATCAGGTTGTTGAATTTAGAAATCAAGAAGGAAAAACGTTGGAAAATGTTTTTACGGAAAAAATAAATCGAATATCGGATTTTCTATTGCAGGTAGAACCTTATGAATCGGAAAGAGTAGAAAAAATAAAAACACGATTGGAGGAATATTTGGTTACATTATCTGAAAAACTCGATTATGATAAAAATCGTTTGGAACAGGAATTGATTTTTTATGTTGAAAAATTAGACATCAACGAAGAAAAAACGCGTTTGAGAAATCACTTGGATTATTTTCTGGAAACAATGCACCGTGAAAAATCAGCGGGAAAAAAACTTGGTTTTATTGCACAAGAAATTGGTCGGGAAATTAATACGCTCGGTTCAAAATCAAACCACAGCGAAATGCAAAAAATTGTGGTAATGATGAAAGACGAACTGGAACAAATTAAAGAACAAATTCTGAATACGTTATAGTTCAAAAAGTTACGAGTTATATATTTTGCTAATCAACAAATTACTATTCAACGAATCACTAACTTAATGCAACCAAAATTAATCATTGTTTCAGCGCCTTCGGGAGCGGGTAAAAGTACATTGGTCAATTATTTATTGTCTCTAAATTTAGGACTGGAATTTTCAGTTTCTGCTACATGTCGTTCACCGCGAGGAAAAGAAAAACACGGAAAAGAATATTATTTCCTTACCACCGAAGAATTCAAGCAAAAAATTGATAATAAAGAATTTATAGAATACGAAGAAGTATATAGTGGTTGTTATTATGGCACGCTTCGCAGCGAAATAGACCGTATCTCAGCCAAAGGAAACCCTATCATTTTTGACGTGGATGTTTTAGGCGGGTTAAATATCAAAAAACAATATGGAGAGGACGCTTTGGCAATTTTCATAGCTCCTCCTTCTATCGAAACTTTACGCCAGCGTTTAATAAAGAGAAGCACGGATTCCCCTGAAATGATAGAAAAAAGAGTAGGGAAAGCCGAGCATGAAATGACTTTTGCGCCGCAGTTTGATTTGATAATTGTGAATGATAATTTAAGCAAGGGAAAAAATGAAATAGAACAAGCTGTAAGAGAGTTTATAAATAAATCTCGTTAAAAAATATAAAAACAAATAAAATAGAGAATTTTTCTCAAACTTTTTTGAAACATCAAATGTTTTATTCTCAGAAAATGAGACGTAGTGTTTCATTAACCAATAGAGGAGAAAAATTAACCAACATTTTTCTCCTCCGGTTTTTTAAACGGTTTATCTTAAAAAATTTTAAGTTGGATGATTTTTTTTTAAAATATTATAAATGAAGACTATAGGACTTTTTTTTGGTTCTTTTAATCCTATTCATTTGGGACACGCTCAGCTCGCTGATTATATTTTTCATTTTTCAGGAGTGGACGAAATTTGGTTTATTGTAAGCCCTAAAAATCCGCTAAAGGTGCAGAGTGAATTAATTGATGAACATTTGCGACTGAAAATGATTGAATTAGCTACGGCGGAAAGAGATTATTTACACGTGTCCGATATTGAATTTAACCTTCCAAAACCTTCCTATACTATTACAACATTAAAAGCATTAAATGATGAATACCCCGAAGATGATTTTATTTTACTGATTGGCAGCGATAATATGGCTATTTTTGACCAATGGAAAGATTACCGTACAATTTTAGAGGATTATTCCATTCTAGTTTATCCGCGTGAAGGATATTCGTATGAAGATTACGAAGAAAAATATCCTGAAATGCAAATATTGGAAGAAGCGCCGCTTTTTGAAATTTCTTCCACACAAATACGTGAAATGATAAAAAACAATCAGGACGCAAGCGAATGGTTACATCCTGATGTTTATCAGTTTATTTTGGAGAATAAATTGTATCAATAAACAATTTACAAAAACGGATTATACAATTTCTCCTTTTCAATAGTCGTGGCAGGTCCGTGACCGCTGTAAACAACGGTAGAATCGGGTAGGGGAAGTAGTTTGTTTTGAATGGATTTTATCAAAGTGGCATAATCGCCTTTAGGCAGATCAGTTCTACCAATTGAACCGCTGAAAAGAACATCGCCGACAAAAACAACTCCATCTTTTTCGCAATACAATGAATAACTTCCCGGAGAATGTCCCGGAGTGTGTAAAGTTATGAATGTCGTATTTCCAAATTTTATTTCTTGATTTTCGAAAATATAACTTCCAAGCAATTGCGGCGTTTCTGTGTAAGGAAGTCCAAATATTTCTGCTTGAGAATTTGCCGTTTCCAACAAAAAATCGTCTTCTTTGCCTGCTTCGGGAGCAATTCCGTATGTTTCAAAAAGAAATTTATTCCCAAATTGATGATCTAAATGCAAATGCGTATTTAAAACTCGTCTTAAAATTAATTTATGGTCTTCGATAAACTTTTTCAACAATGCTTTTTCGTTGTCAAAAAGCATTCCTGCATCTATAATTGCCGCTTCGTTTGTTTCATCCCAAACTAAATATGAGTTTTCCTGAAAAGGATTGAATGTAAATGTTTTTATTGTCATAAAGTCTATTTGTCTTGGTTCTAATAGTCTATAATGGAACATACACGACCTTCTTAGTTTTGAAAAACTCTCCTTCAAAGAATTCGCTTAAATCGTACGTTTCAGCTATATTTTTATAAGGAAGAATTTCGTGTTGAAGTTCACCACCTTTTAAGCATATTAAACCATTTGGAAGTGCATTTTGTTGTTTGGGAGAGATGTTTTTTCTGGAAAGTTTTACCAAATCATCCAAAGGCATTACCGCACGACTTACCACAAAATCGTATTTCCCTTTTTCTTCCTGAACACGTTTGTGATATAACTCTATGTTTTTCAGTCCAATTTCATTTGAAACTTCCGTTCCTACTTTGATTTTTTTCCCGATGCTGTCAATAAGTGTAAATTTCACTTCAGGAAACAAAATTGCCAGCGGAATTCCGGGAAAACCACCGCCTGTTCCGACATCAAGTATTTTACTGTTCGGCTTAAAATGAATTACTTCTGCAATGCCCAATGAATGCAATACGTGCCGCTCGTAAAGATTTTCAATGTCTTTACGTGAAATCACATTAATTTTGGAGTTCCAATCGGCATATAAATCATATAATTGCTTAAACTGAAGCTTTTGCTTTTCAGTAAGATTGGGAAAATATTTGAGGATTTGTTCCATATATGGATTTTTAAAATCAAGAACCAAGATTTGTTTGTAAATTTATTCTGTAAATTATTTTACTTCTCCATCAACTACTTCAAATACTGTAAAACTTTGGTTGATTTGCGCTAAAATTTCATCTAAATGTTTGCGGTTGGTATCGGAAATAAAAATTTGTCCAAAATGCTCGTCTGCAACCAGTTCCACAATTTTTTTCACTCGTCCCGCATCTAATTTATCAAAAATATCATCTAAAAGTAGGATAGGAGCGATACCGTGAATACGTTTCAGAAAATCAAATTGAGCTAATTTAAGTGAAATCAAATACGTTTTATTTTGTCCTTGCGAGCCAACGCGTTTTATTGGATATTCATCCAACATCATTTCCAGTTCATCCTTATGAATACCGTTAGTGCTGTAACCTACAATTTTATCTCTTTCCCGGTTTTGTAGAAGTGTGGATTTTAAGTCTGATTTTTCTAAATGTGAAGTATAAATAAGCGATATGTTTTCTTTTCCACCTGATACAAAAGCATAGATTTTCTGAAATATAGGCACAAATTCCTCAATAAAAACTTTACGTTTCTCATAGATGTGGGAACCGTGCGTTGCCATTAAATCTTCCCAAATTTCAAAGAGCGAATTATCATTGATATTATCGCTTTTAAGAAGTGCGTTACGTTGTTTAAGTGCGTGATTATAATGCAAAAGAGCGCTTAAATATGCCTTGTCGTATTGTGAAATAACTCCATCGAGAAATTTACGCCTTTCATCGCTGCCTTCGCTAATTAATTCATCATCTTTTGGCGAAACCAACACCAACGGAAGCAATCCGATATGATCTGAAAGTCGTTCGTATTCTTTTTTATTGCGTTTGAATTGTTTTTTTTGCCGCCGTTTCATACCGCAGTAAATTTCCTCCTCGCTGTTTCCAAGTGTGTATTTCCCTTGAATTAGAAAAAAATCGGCATTGTGATTAATATTTTGACTATCAATTACATTAGAGTGGCTTTTACAAAACGAAAGATAATAAATTGCGTCCAATAAATTGGTTTTTCCCATCCCGTTATTGCCCACAAAGCAGTTGATTTTGGAGGGAAATTCCAAATCGGCTTGGAGAACATTTTTATAATTAAGTATGGAAAGTGAATTTAGGCGCATTTCTTAAAAGTAATTTTCATACAAAAATAGAAAAAAATAGCGTATTTTTGCAATTGTAAATCACACAATTTTAAAATCATCCTGTTTATTCTATGCGTTCAAAAATTATTTTTCTTTCTATATTGACTTTCGCTATTTTTTCTTGTCAAAAAAGCGGAAAACCTGAAAATTTTGATTATGGAACTGTAAATAAAGATGTTTACAGCAATTCTTTTTTCCATTTTCAAATGAGTTTACCTGAGAGATGGAATGTTCTGTCGCAAAAAGACGCCGATGAACAACAACAAAAAGGAATGGAAGTGGTGGCTGGGAAAAGTAATGAAATGAAAAAAGCCATAAAAGTATCGGAAATCAATACAGCCAATCTTTTATCGGCATTCCAATATCCTTTTGAAGTTGCGATTGGTTTCAATCCGAGTTTAATTGTAGTGGCTGAAAAAGTGAGTCAAACTCCCTCTATAAAATCTGCAAACGATTATTTATTACAATCTCGTAAAGTGTTGGAGCAAACCTCTATTTCGTTTGACAGCATTAACAATCAACTTTTTACTGAATCAATTTCAGGTAAAATGTTTAGTAAAATGGATGTGGTGATAGATGGCGCTGAAAGTAAAGTATATCAAACCTATTACTGTGTTTTGAGTGAAGGTTTTGCGATTTCTTTTATCTTGTCGTATGTGAATGATGAACAGAAAAACATCCTGCTTAATAGCGTTAAATCAATCAAATTTAATTAATTTTCCGCTCTTCATTTTCTTTAATCAATTAATTCCGAGCTTTTTATGACTAAAAACATAAAAATTTGATATTATTCTAAACAAATTTCTTTTCTAATCGTTAGTTATTCAAATTAAAAATTAGAGAATTTTTTCTTTAATAAAAATCTGTTTTTTTATGATAAACTTTAAACCCAACGATAGAATCGTCATTATTGGCGGAGGATTTGCAGGAATTCAACTGATAAAAAAGCTAAAAAATAAACCATTGCGACTAACTTTAGTCGATAAGCAGAATTTCCATTCTTTTCAGCCACTTTTATATCAGGTTGCAAGCGCACGTGTTGAACCTGCGAGTATATCTTTTCCTTTCCGTAAATTATTTCAAGGTTATAAAAATTTTGATTATCGAATGGCAAGCGTTGAACGCATTGATAAAACGCAAAAATGTGTTGTAACAGATAACGGAAATATCAAATACGACCATTTGGTAATTGCTACGGGTTGTACTACCAATTTCTTCGGGAATGAAGATTTGAGAAAATACGCATTACCTATGAAAGAAATGTCGGAAGCAATAAATATTAGAAATAGGATTTTAATGGATTTCGAAGCGTATGCTACGGCAAGCCTGGAAGATAAAGAAAAACTGATGAACATCATAATTGTGGGCGCAGGAGCCACAGGCGTAGAGCTTTCAGGGGCTTTTGCCGAATTAAAAAATGATGTACTTCCCAAAGATTATCCAAAAGTGGATTTTTCCGGTTTAGACATTTATTTATTGGAAGGCGGACCAAATACACTTAATAATATGAGCGATGATTCAAAAAAAATGTCGCGTGAATATCTGGAAAAATTAGGAGTGAGAGTTAAAACAGGAGTTACACTTCAATCGTATGATGGTAACAACGCTGTTTTAAGTACCGGAGAAACAATTCCATGTAAAAATTTAATATGGTCGGCAGGAGTTACAGGAAATATTTTAGAAGGTGTTACCGAGAAAGAGAACATTATACGCAACAGATATATTGTAGACAGATATAATTTGGTGAAAAATACCGAAAATATTTATGCGCTTGGCGATATTGCTTATATGGAAACTCCACTTTATCCTAAAGGACATCCGCAAGTAGCAAATGTTGCGATAAATCAAGCTAAAAATTTAGCCAAAAACATAATTTATTTGTTAAAAGGAAAACCCTTAAATGCGTATGAATACAAAGACTTGGGAATGATGGCCACTATAGGAAAAAACAAAGCAGTTGTGGACTTGAAACATTTAAGCTTTCAAGGAACTTTAGCTTGGTTAACTTGGATGTTTTTACATTTAATGT
The genomic region above belongs to uncultured Paludibacter sp. and contains:
- a CDS encoding putative enzyme (Evidence 3 : Putative function from multiple computational evidences; Product type e : enzyme), whose product is MFHYRLLEPRQIDFMTIKTFTFNPFQENSYLVWDETNEAAIIDAGMLFDNEKALLKKFIEDHKLILRRVLNTHLHLDHQFGNKFLFETYGIAPEAGKEDDFLLETANSQAEIFGLPYTETPQLLGSYIFENQEIKFGNTTFITLHTPGHSPGSYSLYCEKDGVVFVGDVLFSGSIGRTDLPKGDYATLIKSIQNKLLPLPDSTVVYSGHGPATTIEKEKLYNPFL
- the gmk gene encoding guanylate kinase (Evidence 2a : Function from experimental evidences in other organisms; PubMedId : 8390989; Product type e : enzyme), which produces MQPKLIIVSAPSGAGKSTLVNYLLSLNLGLEFSVSATCRSPRGKEKHGKEYYFLTTEEFKQKIDNKEFIEYEEVYSGCYYGTLRSEIDRISAKGNPIIFDVDVLGGLNIKKQYGEDALAIFIAPPSIETLRQRLIKRSTDSPEMIEKRVGKAEHEMTFAPQFDLIIVNDNLSKGKNEIEQAVREFINKSR
- the nadD gene encoding putative nicotinate-nucleotide adenylyltransferase (Evidence 3 : Putative function from multiple computational evidences) → MKTIGLFFGSFNPIHLGHAQLADYIFHFSGVDEIWFIVSPKNPLKVQSELIDEHLRLKMIELATAERDYLHVSDIEFNLPKPSYTITTLKALNDEYPEDDFILLIGSDNMAIFDQWKDYRTILEDYSILVYPREGYSYEDYEEKYPEMQILEEAPLFEISSTQIREMIKNNQDASEWLHPDVYQFILENKLYQ
- the recF gene encoding DNA replication and repair protein RecF; this translates as MRLNSLSILNYKNVLQADLEFPSKINCFVGNNGMGKTNLLDAIYYLSFCKSHSNVIDSQNINHNADFFLIQGKYTLGNSEEEIYCGMKRRQKKQFKRNKKEYERLSDHIGLLPLVLVSPKDDELISEGSDERRKFLDGVISQYDKAYLSALLHYNHALKQRNALLKSDNINDNSLFEIWEDLMATHGSHIYEKRKVFIEEFVPIFQKIYAFVSGGKENISLIYTSHLEKSDLKSTLLQNRERDKIVGYSTNGIHKDELEMMLDEYPIKRVGSQGQNKTYLISLKLAQFDFLKRIHGIAPILLLDDIFDKLDAGRVKKIVELVADEHFGQIFISDTNRKHLDEILAQINQSFTVFEVVDGEVK
- the rsmG gene encoding Ribosomal RNA small subunit methyltransferase G, producing MEQILKYFPNLTEKQKLQFKQLYDLYADWNSKINVISRKDIENLYERHVLHSLGIAEVIHFKPNSKILDVGTGGGFPGIPLAILFPEVKFTLIDSIGKKIKVGTEVSNEIGLKNIELYHKRVQEEKGKYDFVVSRAVMPLDDLVKLSRKNISPKQQNALPNGLICLKGGELQHEILPYKNIAETYDLSEFFEGEFFKTKKVVYVPL
- a CDS encoding exported hypothetical protein (Evidence 5 : Unknown function), translating into MMMLQNLTIRKFMKKVYFIVLIFILSVHTGISQNTTAPFKKQLWKNAHLSWDVDNGDGYKWSNFAIGTGLARNFEFDKKSYWYLMGDLNWSKYTLYPDGQYAMGANKAYFRTFSFSIPAYVGYNVYQSSLRAFGVKVYTGPIFETIFSGKLDGYTYKEYNPIQFGWTVGTGVKLFYLFGFNLAYRYYPTPVLTNGNLVRNSINFTFGF
- a CDS encoding FAD-dependent pyridine nucleotide-disulfide oxidoreductase; protein product: MINFKPNDRIVIIGGGFAGIQLIKKLKNKPLRLTLVDKQNFHSFQPLLYQVASARVEPASISFPFRKLFQGYKNFDYRMASVERIDKTQKCVVTDNGNIKYDHLVIATGCTTNFFGNEDLRKYALPMKEMSEAINIRNRILMDFEAYATASLEDKEKLMNIIIVGAGATGVELSGAFAELKNDVLPKDYPKVDFSGLDIYLLEGGPNTLNNMSDDSKKMSREYLEKLGVRVKTGVTLQSYDGNNAVLSTGETIPCKNLIWSAGVTGNILEGVTEKENIIRNRYIVDRYNLVKNTENIYALGDIAYMETPLYPKGHPQVANVAINQAKNLAKNIIYLLKGKPLNAYEYKDLGMMATIGKNKAVVDLKHLSFQGTLAWLTWMFLHLMLILSARNKLIIFINWAWAYITKDTSLRLIINPKKSR
- a CDS encoding YicC-like domain-containing protein; translated protein: MLQSMTGYGKATCELNNKKVVVEIKSLNSKQLDLSTRISNIYREKELDIRNLINAKLERGKVDFSLYIDNSTKESTIKINRTILKSYVEQIKEIAAENNIEAPTEWFSVVMKMPDVLKVEMEELDENEWVEIEKAIESALNQVVEFRNQEGKTLENVFTEKINRISDFLLQVEPYESERVEKIKTRLEEYLVTLSEKLDYDKNRLEQELIFYVEKLDINEEKTRLRNHLDYFLETMHREKSAGKKLGFIAQEIGREINTLGSKSNHSEMQKIVVMMKDELEQIKEQILNTL
- a CDS encoding conserved exported hypothetical protein (Evidence 4 : Unknown function but conserved in other organisms) yields the protein MRSKIIFLSILTFAIFSCQKSGKPENFDYGTVNKDVYSNSFFHFQMSLPERWNVLSQKDADEQQQKGMEVVAGKSNEMKKAIKVSEINTANLLSAFQYPFEVAIGFNPSLIVVAEKVSQTPSIKSANDYLLQSRKVLEQTSISFDSINNQLFTESISGKMFSKMDVVIDGAESKVYQTYYCVLSEGFAISFILSYVNDEQKNILLNSVKSIKFN